The following are encoded together in the Desulfovibrio desulfuricans DSM 642 genome:
- a CDS encoding heavy metal translocating P-type ATPase — translation MRFFIVHELRGITTPESGRMRVRASSCLGEGRIEALAGALASLEGITEVRANALIGSLLIFYDKEEARVTALTLLVGAADAGGQFDIQGQHYESALSPGQGFMPLVRYVFVRPFLPLALRVFNSVMGALPFLFKGLGALLRGTLSVDVLDAAAIGASLIMGDFRTVSMLTLLLGLGETLEDWTRRRSMASLTESLALNVENVWLLVDGTEVSVPLAQVREGDLVVVHAGGSIPVDGEVAEGCGLVNQSSMTGEPLGVRRTEGASVYAGTALEEGRIVIRARHVGDGTRLRQVVKFIEESESLKAGVQGKFERLADLAVPFTFGLAGLVWLITRDFRRASSVLLVDYSCALKLATPLAVLASMREGARHGIAIKGGRYLEALSEADTLVFDKTGTLTQASPKVVEVIPAPGFERDEVLRIMACLEEHFPHPVARAVVRKAEEENLQHAEEHAHVEYVVAHGVASTLHGKKMRVGSRHYIEHDEGVDLSPLAEAIGQQTELGRSLLFMSEDGQAAGLVSIEDPLRPEAARVVEAMRGLGMRRVLMLTGDDERTARAVAAQVGITEFRAQVLPTDKARIVQELAAEGCKVLMVGDGINDAPALSAAHVGVAMSDGTDLAREVANVLLTHPSLEGLVSARLLGNHTLRRIHGNFVATMTLNSLFLMGGLFMVLGPGVSALLHNLTTLGVALNAMRPHLPKSLPGEEFHYERHPSA, via the coding sequence ATGCGTTTTTTTATTGTTCATGAATTGCGTGGCATCACAACGCCGGAATCCGGCAGAATGCGCGTACGCGCATCGAGCTGCCTTGGCGAGGGGCGCATTGAGGCGTTGGCCGGGGCTCTGGCTTCGCTTGAGGGCATCACAGAAGTGCGCGCCAATGCCCTGATCGGCAGCCTGCTGATTTTTTATGACAAGGAAGAAGCGCGCGTTACCGCCCTCACCCTGCTGGTAGGCGCGGCTGACGCAGGCGGTCAGTTTGATATCCAGGGGCAGCACTACGAGAGCGCTCTTTCGCCCGGTCAGGGGTTTATGCCTCTGGTGCGCTATGTTTTTGTGCGCCCCTTTTTACCGCTGGCCCTGCGCGTGTTCAACAGCGTCATGGGCGCGCTGCCCTTTTTGTTCAAAGGTCTGGGCGCGCTTTTGCGCGGCACCCTGAGCGTTGACGTGCTGGACGCTGCCGCCATTGGCGCGTCGCTCATCATGGGCGACTTCCGCACGGTCAGCATGCTTACCCTGCTGCTGGGGCTGGGCGAAACCCTTGAAGACTGGACAAGACGCCGCTCCATGGCTTCGCTGACCGAAAGCCTTGCCCTGAATGTGGAAAACGTCTGGCTGCTGGTAGACGGCACCGAAGTTTCCGTTCCTCTGGCGCAGGTGCGCGAGGGCGACCTTGTGGTTGTGCATGCTGGCGGCTCCATCCCGGTGGACGGCGAAGTTGCCGAAGGCTGCGGCCTTGTGAACCAGTCGTCCATGACAGGCGAACCCCTTGGCGTGCGCCGCACAGAAGGTGCTTCTGTATACGCCGGAACAGCCCTTGAAGAAGGGCGGATTGTGATCCGCGCCCGCCATGTGGGCGATGGCACACGCCTGCGGCAGGTTGTAAAATTCATTGAAGAGTCCGAATCGCTCAAGGCGGGCGTGCAGGGCAAGTTTGAAAGGCTGGCTGATCTGGCCGTGCCCTTTACCTTTGGCCTTGCCGGGCTTGTGTGGCTGATCACCCGCGATTTCCGCCGCGCATCATCCGTGCTGCTGGTGGATTACTCGTGCGCCCTCAAGCTCGCCACGCCGCTGGCGGTGCTGGCCTCCATGCGCGAAGGCGCGCGCCACGGCATTGCCATCAAGGGCGGCCGCTACCTTGAGGCCCTGAGCGAGGCTGATACGCTGGTCTTTGACAAAACAGGCACCCTCACCCAGGCCAGCCCCAAGGTTGTGGAGGTCATCCCGGCCCCTGGCTTTGAGCGGGACGAAGTGCTACGCATCATGGCCTGCCTTGAAGAACATTTTCCCCACCCTGTGGCCCGCGCGGTTGTGCGCAAGGCTGAGGAAGAAAACCTGCAACACGCAGAGGAACACGCCCACGTGGAATACGTGGTGGCGCACGGCGTTGCCTCCACCCTGCACGGCAAAAAAATGCGGGTGGGAAGCCGCCACTATATTGAGCACGATGAAGGCGTTGACCTTTCGCCCCTTGCTGAAGCTATCGGCCAGCAGACCGAACTTGGCCGTTCCCTGCTGTTCATGAGCGAGGACGGACAGGCCGCCGGGCTGGTATCCATTGAAGACCCCCTGCGGCCCGAGGCGGCACGTGTGGTTGAAGCCATGCGTGGCCTTGGCATGCGCCGGGTACTCATGCTGACTGGAGATGACGAGCGCACGGCCAGAGCCGTAGCGGCGCAGGTGGGCATTACGGAATTTCGCGCACAGGTGCTGCCTACGGACAAAGCCCGCATTGTGCAGGAACTGGCGGCAGAAGGCTGCAAGGTGCTCATGGTGGGCGACGGCATCAACGATGCCCCTGCCCTGTCAGCGGCGCATGTGGGCGTTGCCATGAGCGACGGTACAGACCTGGCCCGCGAAGTGGCCAACGTGCTGCTGACCCATCCCAGCCTTGAGGGGTTGGTCAGCGCCCGCCTGTTGGGCAACCACACCCTGCGCCGCATTCACGGGAATTTTGTGGCCACAATGACCCTCAACAGCCTGTTCCTGATGGGAGGCCTGTTCATGGTGCTTGGGCCGGGCGTTTCCGCCCTGCTGCACAACCTGACTACCCTTGGCGTTGCCCTTAACGCCATGCGCCCCCACCTGCCGAAAAGTCTGCCCGGCGAGGAGTTCCATTATGAACGCCATCCATCTGCTTAG
- a CDS encoding FeoA family protein: MSQIVNLRQMQVGQQGKIAAVEALGEMNRRIRDMGLIPGTTVSIVGRAPLKDPVALRLSGVTISLRNSEADFIKVDLSGASS; encoded by the coding sequence ATGAGCCAGATTGTCAATCTGCGTCAGATGCAAGTAGGACAGCAGGGAAAGATTGCAGCCGTTGAAGCCCTCGGCGAAATGAACCGCCGCATCCGCGACATGGGTCTTATCCCCGGCACCACGGTCTCCATTGTAGGCCGCGCGCCTCTTAAGGATCCTGTCGCCTTGCGCCTTTCAGGCGTAACCATCTCCTTGCGCAACAGCGAAGCCGACTTTATCAAGGTTGACCTTTCCGGCGCGTCCAGCTAG
- the acs gene encoding acetate--CoA ligase — MSQERITTLLNENRSYLPPEHGKTSAWVCGPEEYDALCSRALEDPNDFWGARASQLIHWFKRWDKVLEADEVNHKYKWFTGGKLNASFNCIDRHLISGRRNKAALIWQGEKETDVRCYTYQMLYTEVCRVAHALSSLRIRKGDHVALYMPMIPELFIAMLACARIGAIHTAIFSGYAEGGVRSRIQGCKARVVITADAAVRGGKFKPLKANLDPILEKCPSVAHVVVVKHAGIDGVNMQRNRDVWWHDLIDDFTLNPDFPCEPMDANDTLFLLHTSGSTGKPTGVMHSTGGYLTYAAHSTQWCFDMRDDDVYWCTADAGWITGHTYGVYGPLSLGATTLMFEGVPTWPYPDRYWRIVENFRVNIFYTAPTVIRSLMRMNEAWTERYDLRSLRILGSVGEPINPEAWQWYHKNIGGGELPIVDTWWQTETGGAMIAPMPYATKLKPGSASKPLPGIDAAVIGTASRDGDEAEAGSKAGHLVIRRPWPGMMQGVYNDEEKYQSYFSRFGCYSSGDAAEVDQDGYFWILGRVDDSINVSGHRLSTAEIEAVLAACPEVGEAAVVPMPHALKGEGIYAYVVTRDEVPWSAQLRVKLRDAVRRDIGALASPEFIQFVDAMPKTTSGKIIRRMLRKIAGDSYEDIGDTTSLAEPEVIGKIIEGHRNLVAGRHETEGAPEGAAETAQV; from the coding sequence ATGTCCCAGGAAAGGATCACAACGCTGTTAAATGAGAACCGCAGCTATCTTCCACCTGAGCACGGCAAAACTTCTGCATGGGTATGTGGGCCAGAAGAATATGACGCTCTCTGCAGCCGCGCACTGGAAGACCCCAACGACTTTTGGGGTGCGCGAGCATCGCAGTTGATCCATTGGTTCAAACGCTGGGACAAAGTACTGGAAGCAGATGAGGTAAACCATAAATACAAGTGGTTTACAGGCGGCAAACTTAATGCCTCCTTTAACTGTATCGACAGGCACCTCATCTCTGGGCGGCGCAACAAGGCCGCGCTTATCTGGCAGGGCGAAAAAGAAACAGACGTTCGCTGCTACACCTACCAGATGCTCTATACAGAGGTGTGCCGCGTTGCGCATGCTTTGAGTTCGCTGCGCATCCGCAAGGGCGATCATGTGGCTTTGTACATGCCCATGATTCCGGAACTTTTTATTGCCATGCTGGCCTGCGCCCGCATTGGCGCCATCCACACGGCCATCTTTTCCGGCTATGCGGAGGGCGGCGTGCGCAGTCGTATTCAGGGTTGCAAAGCTCGCGTTGTCATCACGGCGGACGCGGCGGTGCGCGGGGGCAAGTTCAAGCCCCTCAAGGCCAATCTTGATCCCATCCTTGAAAAGTGCCCCTCGGTGGCGCACGTGGTTGTGGTCAAGCATGCCGGTATTGACGGCGTCAACATGCAGCGCAACCGCGATGTGTGGTGGCATGACCTGATTGATGACTTTACCCTTAACCCGGACTTTCCCTGCGAGCCCATGGATGCCAACGATACGCTCTTCCTGCTGCACACAAGCGGCAGCACGGGCAAGCCCACGGGCGTCATGCATTCCACGGGCGGCTACCTCACATACGCGGCGCACTCCACGCAGTGGTGCTTCGACATGCGCGACGACGATGTGTACTGGTGCACGGCAGATGCAGGCTGGATCACAGGCCACACCTATGGCGTGTACGGGCCGCTTTCGCTTGGGGCCACCACGCTCATGTTTGAAGGCGTACCCACATGGCCATACCCTGACCGCTACTGGCGCATTGTGGAGAACTTCCGGGTCAACATCTTCTATACCGCGCCCACGGTCATCCGCTCGCTCATGCGTATGAACGAGGCCTGGACAGAGCGCTACGACCTGCGCAGCCTCCGCATTCTCGGCAGTGTGGGCGAGCCCATCAACCCCGAAGCGTGGCAGTGGTACCACAAAAACATCGGCGGCGGCGAACTGCCCATCGTGGACACATGGTGGCAGACCGAAACCGGCGGCGCCATGATCGCCCCCATGCCCTATGCCACCAAGCTCAAGCCCGGGTCGGCCTCCAAGCCCCTGCCTGGCATTGACGCTGCGGTTATAGGCACTGCCTCGCGTGACGGCGACGAAGCCGAAGCGGGCAGCAAGGCCGGGCATCTCGTCATCCGCCGCCCCTGGCCCGGCATGATGCAGGGCGTGTATAATGATGAAGAAAAGTACCAGTCCTACTTCTCACGCTTTGGCTGCTATTCGTCAGGCGATGCGGCAGAAGTTGATCAGGACGGCTACTTCTGGATTCTGGGACGCGTGGACGACTCCATCAACGTGTCTGGGCATCGGCTTTCCACGGCAGAAATCGAAGCCGTGCTGGCTGCCTGCCCCGAAGTTGGCGAAGCCGCAGTGGTGCCCATGCCCCACGCCCTCAAGGGCGAAGGCATCTACGCCTATGTGGTGACCCGGGATGAAGTGCCGTGGAGCGCGCAACTGCGCGTAAAACTGCGCGATGCCGTGCGACGCGACATCGGCGCGCTTGCCAGCCCGGAATTCATCCAGTTTGTGGACGCCATGCCCAAGACCACCTCGGGCAAGATCATCCGCCGTATGCTGCGCAAGATCGCTGGCGACAGCTATGAAGACATCGGCGACACCACTTCGCTGGCAGAACCGGAAGTCATCGGCAAAATAATTGAAGGACACCGCAACCTTGTTGCAGGCAGGCACGAAACGGAAGGCGCCCCCGAAGGCGCTGCCGAAACCGCGCAGGTCTGA
- a CDS encoding Maf family protein translates to MSYNLAPCPAAADSSSFLRPLFRMASGLELLLASASPRRRQFLNEWGIPFHLALTNADEPRPELGESPEAYTRRAATAKALASGHAVRQQGAANHELQPVILAADTVVAVDGDILGKPENPAHALRMLERLNGRGHEVISAVCLLLPADAAFSPAQASGPAGTNTGPNVDECGIDSFRMLLFSDTSRVIFHHWPQPVLQAYLDTGEPHDKAGAYAIQGQGAMLVERIDGSWSTVVGLPVTQLAQVMLDRGLMLPCA, encoded by the coding sequence ATGTCCTACAATCTTGCCCCGTGCCCGGCTGCCGCCGATTCGTCCTCATTTTTGCGCCCGCTGTTCCGCATGGCCTCAGGCCTTGAACTGCTCCTGGCCTCTGCCTCGCCACGCAGGCGGCAGTTTTTGAACGAATGGGGAATCCCCTTCCATCTGGCCCTCACCAATGCTGATGAACCACGCCCGGAACTGGGCGAATCACCGGAGGCCTATACCCGGCGCGCTGCTACTGCCAAGGCCTTGGCATCAGGGCATGCCGTTCGCCAGCAAGGCGCAGCCAACCATGAATTGCAACCAGTGATTCTGGCCGCAGATACCGTAGTGGCTGTGGACGGCGATATTCTTGGCAAGCCGGAAAACCCGGCCCATGCCTTGCGCATGCTGGAGCGCCTCAACGGTCGTGGGCATGAAGTTATCAGCGCCGTGTGCCTGCTGCTGCCTGCCGATGCAGCCTTTAGCCCAGCACAAGCCTCAGGGCCTGCCGGAACCAATACTGGCCCCAATGTGGACGAATGCGGTATCGATTCGTTCCGCATGCTGTTATTCAGCGACACCAGCCGTGTTATCTTCCACCACTGGCCTCAGCCTGTGCTGCAAGCCTATCTCGACACCGGTGAGCCGCACGACAAAGCAGGCGCATATGCCATCCAGGGGCAGGGAGCCATGCTTGTTGAGCGCATTGACGGTTCATGGAGCACCGTGGTGGGCCTGCCCGTCACCCAGCTTGCCCAGGTCATGCTGGATAGGGGCCTCATGCTGCCCTGCGCCTGA